A stretch of the Ptychodera flava strain L36383 chromosome 18, AS_Pfla_20210202, whole genome shotgun sequence genome encodes the following:
- the LOC139117928 gene encoding uncharacterized protein, giving the protein MTISTTEEETTLIITICIPMNGTTLISTTSASEQEKTLPPAINTPEEERTLSNSISTAEEEITLEIVIGTEEENTTLSTTITITEENTTLIITVRTKDEQKTLSTTIILTEEKTTLSITIRTTEEITTFTIIINTTKEEITLSMTISTTEEETTLIITICIPLDGTKLISTTSPSQQEKTFLLLSVQQRKK; this is encoded by the coding sequence ATGACTATCAGTACAACAGAGGAAGAAACAACACTCATTATAACTATATGTATACCAATGAACGGAACAACACTTATTTCAACAACAAGTGCATCAGAGCAGGAAAAAACCCTTCCTCCTGCTATCAATACACCAGAGGAAGAAAGAACACTTTCTAATTCTATCAGTACAGCAGAGGAAGAAATAACACTCGAGATAGTTATCGGTACAGAAGAGGAAAACACAACACTTTCTACGACTATTACAATAACAGAAGAAAACACAACACTCATTATAACTGTCAGAACAAAAGACGAACAAAAAACACTTTCTACGACTATCATTTTAACAGAGGAAAAAACAACACTCTCTATAACTATCCGTACAACAGAAGAAATAACGACATTCACTATCATCATCAATACAACAAAGGAAGAAATCACACTGTCGATGACTATCAGTACAACAGAggaagaaacaacacttattatAACTATCTGTATACCACTGGACGGAACAAAACTTATTTCAACAACCAGTCCATCACAGCAAGAAAAAACCTTCCTCCTGCTATCAGTACAGCAGAGGAAGAAATAA